The nucleotide window GGAGCCGGGCCGACCTCAGGGCGGGACCTGATGGGCGCCGATCATGCGCCGAAGATCGACCAGCCGAGGCGCTTCGTCAGCATTTCGAGGGCGATCCGGCCAAGATGCGAATTGCCCGACGCATCGAGCCCAGGCGACCAGACCGCGATCGACGCCGTCTCCGGCGCTACGGCGATGATGCCGCCGCCGACGCCGCTCTTGCCGGGCAGGCCGACGCGATAGGCGAACTCGCCCGAACCGTCGTAATGCCCGCAGGTGAGCATCACCGCGTTGATGCGCTTGGCGCGCTCGGGCGAGACGACGGAATGCCCGGTCAGCGGGTTGCGGCCGGAATGCGCGAGGAAACGGCTCGCCGTGGCGAGTTGCCGGCACGACATGCTGATGGCGCAGTGGTGGAAATAGACGCCGAGGGTGAAATCGACCGGATTGTCGATGACGCCGAAGGATTTCATGTAGTTGGCCAGCGCGATGTTGCGAAAGCCCGTGCGCAGCTCGGAGGCCGCGACCGCCTCGTCGATGGTGATGGTCGGGTCCTGGGCGAGGAACTGCATGAAGCGCAGGATTTCGCCGAGCGCCTCGCGCGGCTGGTGCCCCGACAGGATCACGTCGGTGACCGCGATGGCGCCGGCATTGATGAAGGGATTGCGCGGGATGCCGCGCTCGCGCTCAAGCTGGACGATGGAGTTGAAGGGACTGCCCGAGGGCTCGCGCCCGACTCTCCGCCACAGCCTGTCGCCGGCCATGCCGAGTGCGAGGGTCAGTGTGAAGACCTTCGAGATGCTCTGGATCGAGAACGGCGTATCGCTGTCGCCCCCCGCCGCCACATGCCCATCGGCATCGATCACCACGATCCCGAAGCCCTTCGGATCGACCCTGGCGAGTTCGGGGATGTAGGTGGCGACATCCCCCCGGTCCTGCCGGTCGGCCATCTCCTCGGCGATCTCTCTGACGACACTATCGAGGTCGGGCACGGCGTCGCTCATCTCCGAGGGGAACGTTCACGATGCGGGCCTTCGCCAGACCCGCGGAACCTCGTCGCGGCACATGCCGAAGGGCGGCAGCGTTTGGCAACGGGCGGCAGCGCAACGCAAAGGGCATTCCGCTTGGGCGAGATGGCTCGCCGAAAGGGTCGCGGCTTCGTCGAACACCCCGCCTCGGACGAGGACAACGTCGATGCCGCGGCGGTAAAGGTTGTGCGCAGACGCGGAGCCGGACACAATCGCGCTTCAGGAAGAACCCATTGACCGAACGCGCGCGCCCCTTCTCGTCACAGCAGCAACTTCAGGCCCTCGCGGCCCTGAACGATCGCACCCGCGAGATCTTCCGGCAGATCGTCGAGAGCTACCTCACGACCGGCGAGCCGGTGGGCTCGCG belongs to Methylobacterium sp. 77 and includes:
- a CDS encoding glutaminase — translated: MPDLDSVVREIAEEMADRQDRGDVATYIPELARVDPKGFGIVVIDADGHVAAGGDSDTPFSIQSISKVFTLTLALGMAGDRLWRRVGREPSGSPFNSIVQLERERGIPRNPFINAGAIAVTDVILSGHQPREALGEILRFMQFLAQDPTITIDEAVAASELRTGFRNIALANYMKSFGVIDNPVDFTLGVYFHHCAISMSCRQLATASRFLAHSGRNPLTGHSVVSPERAKRINAVMLTCGHYDGSGEFAYRVGLPGKSGVGGGIIAVAPETASIAVWSPGLDASGNSHLGRIALEMLTKRLGWSIFGA